A window of Branchiostoma floridae strain S238N-H82 chromosome 9, Bfl_VNyyK, whole genome shotgun sequence genomic DNA:
AGGGTCAGTCAagagtttcctttttttttttcaaaaagttaaTATACCTTTTTCTGTATTTGttttcatactgtaaatgcaaaaactttcgtggtggattaatgttcaccggaaattaaaaccaccgcaaaaagtccatttccccgctaccgcgaacttaaatgcatttacagtaatgtcaaacgaatatacaacatgtaaaatgaatgaaatgcaAGTTATTGTTAATGTTACATGCCACCTCAGTTTGTGTAGAATAATTATGCTGTGTACTGGCTCAAATGACTTAGATTTGGTTTCCTCTTTTCACAGATCTTAGTCTTTGTGAACCTCCATCGACTGACCACGATAAAGTAAAGGATTCAGCAGAACAGAGAGTGAACAAGAAACAAACATCAGACGGCAACTCTCGTGGACGTAACACAGAAGCAGCTTCTACAGCTGACATTCTAGATAGTAAGAGTTCCAGTGAGGACACAGCAAGACCTTCCACATCAACTGTTGAGCCTTCAACCTCCAGTGCTGGTACAAAGACGCGAGGAGGCGGAAAAAAACAAATGTCTGTTGATGGCGGCACCAAGGAAGCTGAGGAAATCATCTGTTTGAATCCACTACGGATTCCTGCCAGATATCTGGAACTGGAAAAGTTAGACTTTGAGAAGGAAGAAAGTGACAGTGATGAAGAGTAAAACCAGAACTGGGAACCGGTGTGCGAAGTTCCAATCATCAAAGTCACTTGGTTGGAAAAAGGGACATTTTGTCAAACccgttttgctccttttttgtATCAATATTATTGATTCACAGATGATATGCACAATATGTGCCAATTTGTAAAGTTTTGTGTGAATAAACCAAACACTTGAAAGTAAAGCGTTGTTCTGTTCTTATGACTTTGCTGTATGCTTTAGCCTATAATGTAGTTGTAGTGCAGAGTGCAATTTCATCTCATTTCACCACGCTGACATAAAATCACTATCAATTACGATAAGAATGACCATCTGATACATGATTGTAGACACACCTATAGACTTATTTGCCTGTGCGTAGTTCCACTGATCATGGATCTCGGCTGGTCAGTCCTTTCTGCACAAAGTCACCCCCATCACCTTAGCCATGCTGTAACTTTATGCTAGTGCTGAGCAGAATGTATTTTAATGAATAATGCATTTTTTATTAACTACTTGCACCAGGAGCAACAAAGTGAGGACAAGGAGGTGaaggctttttttaaaactcctTGGTGAAgataagaaataaaagactgATATCGGTTGCCATAAATGTTGCTTTTCTATCTTAGCTATCTCGCCCTTTGTAATCTTCCTGAGGTCATATTGGGATGTGGGTTAATCATTTACAAAGCGACCAGAAGAAAACGCACTCTGTTCAATTGCCGTATATTATAACaatcttatgtacatgtataattattcTATTAACAAAAGAGTTTGAATATAATTTCCCTTTGGACTTGTCAATTTTCTAAGGGTCTTGTACAAGAGACAAATTAAAGTTGTAGATGCCCCTTCATTGACCCGCTCTGACCATACACTAACCTAACGAAGCCCTAAATTTAGATAACCAATCGACCTTTGCTTTTGGGAACCAGGGCTTGTGTGCACAGGTTATAAGGTGATATAACAGTCCATGTTTTAAATTCAAACAAGATAACTGATCTCCAAGTAGGTTGGTAGGTCAGCGAAAAAATCTAGTACTGTGTTCCTGTCCCAGCAATGGAGTTCATACGCAGGACAGCACAAGCGTTGCTTGTAACGGCATGGATAGTCGTTACTATCTCAGGAGCACAAAGCGCCTTAAAAACCCCGGTCTGGCCTTCCAGCTTCTCGGTAAGGTTTCACGAGAAGGACCTCAACATCTTCCACAGGCCGATAACGACCGAAAACGACGGCGCGTGGTACTACGACTACTCCATCCCGGCGGCGCGACACGATCACCTGCAGGGACAGAACAACACCTACTGTCAGGTCAGTACTGACAAGACCGTACTTAATGCACTCACTGAGTTGGTATGGTAGGGTCAGACAATCCTTGCATGCTACTTCATTTGTGGTGAGAaaaatgtttcaatgttttatttgtaacaGTGCATGTCATTGTGCAGGTCATATCTATAATACAGAAAAGTGGTGAACAAGAAATTCTCGTCATTGCAAATTTAGCAACCTAGAGATGTTGGATACGAATTTTAAGATCTGAAATTGACATCAAACGTAAAGAATTATGCCATGATCTTAGGCTATAATTGAGTTTTACGCAGTAGTTCAGTCTTTTTCTACCGTGTCTGTAGTTTTAAGCACTGTACAACGTATTTCCAAACGTATCCAGGGACGCGGTCTGAACCTCACGGACCCTCACGCTGACTGTAGCCTGTTGTACGTGGATAACAGAGACATGTACGTGCACTACCCTGGGGAGCGGCAGTGTTGTCGGGCCTGTGGACCTGATGAGGGCTGTACCATGATGTCTCAGACTAACCTGGCTCAAGCGACCAACTACAACAACGAGACGTTTAACGGGACGGCTTGCGTCGGCTGGTCCATACCACCAGAGAAGTATCCCATTGATCAGTGAGTGGGATTACTTTGCTGTGGCAATAGTTGATTATTACTTGTCACAGTTTagactaacgtcacatttacaaCAGGGGACCGGCGGGGCTGTttgtagaaacgaaaaatagacatgtatacGTTGAA
This region includes:
- the LOC118423501 gene encoding uncharacterized protein LOC118423501: MEFIRRTAQALLVTAWIVVTISGAQSALKTPVWPSSFSVRFHEKDLNIFHRPITTENDGAWYYDYSIPAARHDHLQGQNNTYCQGRGLNLTDPHADCSLLYVDNRDMYVHYPGERQCCRACGPDEGCTMMSQTNLAQATNYNNETFNGTACVGWSIPPEKYPIDQWYMTEIGTPCYWETIPIVHPFIVSSHSLTFDQHSYHVGPIPQDLLKVPSYCLNICPNPYVPPH